A window of Deltaproteobacteria bacterium contains these coding sequences:
- a CDS encoding glutaredoxin family protein encodes DCGARYEYTDVDLLQGQERSNTIEEVKKYNPVCSFPTILIGDQVIVGFKENEIKEALGL; translated from the coding sequence GATTGCGGCGCCCGTTACGAGTACACGGATGTTGATTTACTCCAGGGGCAAGAGCGTTCCAATACGATAGAAGAGGTAAAAAAATATAACCCCGTCTGTTCCTTTCCGACCATCCTGATCGGTGATCAGGTTATTGTCGGTTTTAAAGAAAACGAGATCAAGGAGGCCCTGGGCCTATGA